Within Planococcus citri chromosome 2, ihPlaCitr1.1, whole genome shotgun sequence, the genomic segment tttttagtgattcaaaATCGGCCAagatggggctgagaaaagagttaatgaaatttcaaaaaatgggagTTTCCCAAAAAGGAGAGGTGGTGtggtgtggatctaaaatttttcacgtggtAGTTTCTCGATAGTACCCACATTctatgctagtatcaacccgaacgctctcgggggccatTTCACCACTCCATGCGTcgatagtttttttgtgtttttttagaaATACCCTCTTATTTGAATGATTCCAGCCACACCCCCCTTGgtggtagaaggacagttgatatatcactagatcggaaatttgacgtagaacaaaaaagtactgaactgttttcgacgtaaaatcatcCCTTGAGGAGAAAACGGCAAAAACCCATTGGGGTGGGGGGTTAagcaccccataaaaaaattagcaagaggggtacggggtggtaactctcaggaattattcagggggtcACCCTCGACAATTTTCCGCAAAAAAGTCTGGGCcaggtaaaaatgttttttttttttttggcgatttttcacCTAATTTGCCTACACTAATATTTTGAGAACACATATTACCCCCTCCGAGGGTACCTCTGACCctgaaatttttcctgagtgactttcaactcaaaatgaaaacctCCATAGAGTTTGGTGAAAATCctgaaactttttgttttttcacgaTGCATCCTATAACGCACATGAATTTTTAGGTGTTACTTACGTacaaattgaacttgaaaattaaatcagtAGGCACCCAAACGCTATTAATCATACAAGTAGATATGACTGTACGGAATGGCAAAGTAAATTTCCTACTACGTAACAAGACGCTGTCTGAAAAGTACACCATCCTTAATTTCGGGAAATTGACATCCGCTAGATTTGAAATAAGTGTGATTATAATAGGCCTAAATCAAAACCATACCCGtgttattttcagttttaatcgAGTGCACGTACTCGTAGGTTGATAACTCAGTTTtaaattgagaaagaaaaattcaaattgctatTCGTTGTAAAGTTTTTCAGCCACAGCGGCGCATTCCATGAAAATGAAGTTATTATgtgtgggtcattccatgccaaatcggcggatttttgcacgaggggtcttcgatttttttcaaaatcagatcatttgtagaggtcatcaaacgatgacgaatgacgcaaaccggacattttttcgattttttttgacggagctgtggcgcttcaaagttctccaaaatggccgaaaatggaaaatttcagttgcaaattgctccggttgtacgtggtatagaattttgaactttttttcaaattgtagtactttgagagggtaatcgacgagtgatgtcaaaatcagtgttgccactttcaaaaacctaaaaaaatcgattttaaaacttataatttaaatataaccacgatctcggcgagtaaaaattctgaaaaaattctcagttttagtcctttttatatagaataacatatcaaaaaattggactggcatcttttttcattttcgagaaaaaaaaattacaagttttacaattgctgcaaaagtaccatccgaaacctaaaaaatgaaaatttttgcatttttgaaatattttaccaatgtgtagacgataatgtgaaaaaaatccccctccccccatttgtcaacgaattgacatttttcgtgctataaatttttatttcaagagtgaaattaatgcatttttcgtcaatttgtcgacaaattggggggagggggatttttttcacattatcgtctacacattggtaaaatatttcaaaaatgcaaaaattttcattttttaggtttcggatggtacttttgcagcaattgtaaaacttgtaatttttttttctcgaaaatgaaaaaagatgccagtccaattttttgatatgttattctatataaaaaggactaaaactgagaattttttcagaatttttactcgccgagatcgtggttatatttaaattataagttttaaaatcgatttttttaggtttttgaaagtggcaacactgattttgacatcactcgtcgattaccctctcaaagtactacaatttgaaaaaaagttcaaaattctataccacgtacaaccggagcaatttgcaactgaaattttccattttcggccattttggagaactttgaagcgccacagctccgtcaaaaaaaatcgaaaaaatgtccggtttgcgtcattcgtcatcgtttgatgacctctacaaatgatctgattttgaaaaaaatcgaagacccctcgtgcaaaaatccgccgatttggcatggaatgacccgtgTATTACTATTCGTATTCATAAGCATTCGCCACATTGGAGGAAATGGCATCAGGTAAGAAACATTAATTTATGATTTTCCATTGTAATTACtagatacttaggtatttaaTTTCACTAACACTGAATCTATCTATGTGCTTTTCAAATCCAATGACTAAAAACACGTTGATTTATACTTTGAAAGAATACCATTATCAATAAACGATCCTCAAGGTTATAGAAATCAAATGGTAAGCATAAAAGCAAAAATCactaataagaaaaaaaatcagtattgaAATCAACGAATATTCATGCAACGAAAAATGTTTTACAGTTTTATGGAACTATTTCAATTGGAACCCCGCCACAGAAACTGAACATATCATTCGATACAACAGTTTATTACAATATACTGCTCACAAATTATTGTGAAGGTTCATATTGCCATGACGGTAAGTCAAACGTATTCCATTACACTCAGCATAGACGTAATGCTTATACAGTCCACGGCGATACAGGCagacttttaatttttcaataaaatggctaTAATTGAGCGTTCATCAGCGGCGCCCACTCAAtagcaaaaaatgaatcaaattgcGCACCTGCTTTATTCCAACATTGGCGAAATTGTTTGTATTTTAGTTAATCAACTGCGCCTCTAAGAATTCAGCTGCTATTTATTTTATCAAAGGGTAGTGCAAAAAGTTTCTGTTTTGccttttgttcaaaaatttaaaataagcaGAATTATTACGCGtgtgtataaatttaaaatagtataaattacATACCAAGTTCAATAATGTGGGTGATTATAAACGAGTGCGAATTGCAgtcctcgccttcggctcgtccTGCAATTCGCACTCGTTTATAATCacccacattttttgaacttgtgtGTGTAATGTATTTTACGTAATACACACTCGTAATCTCATCATTACACCTCTGTCGCTAGATGCAAAATGTACGTCATTATGAGCGACCTAATGCCGGGTCAAACACGTACGTAATAGCCGTATTATGTACGTGGTGTTATGTGGCAACACCGCGAAACTCCTCATTACGTACGCGTTACGTTTGGACATAATTTAACCGGTGAACTGGTGAAGTTTGGTCACTCATAgacgcacattttttgcatctaaacaacagaagtgtaaaatggtgaggttacgagtgtttattatgtaaagcaccttacattacgcgattaataaagtgtgtgattatgaactcgtgcaaagttacagcgctcgtcttcgactcgcgcagtaactttgcactcgttcataatcacccacattattaatctagtaatgtaatgtactattacTCAATACATGCATATAAATATACACAATTATACCATCAATGTTTAGACGTGAAGAAGCGTTTTTATGAGTCGACACGACAACCGAAGTATGCGTAGTgcgtactcgcagataaagtgtgTAGCCAAAATGATTAAAGGAAAACAAGCTTAGGgctggagggagggggaggtggTGGATCTCCTGTTTCTGCTACAATTTTTTCCCCGTAATAATCGGACTTTGTCACCTTCCGCGTCATCCCAAACAATAGGATTCGAGCAGTGCGGCCACGTAATGAATGTTTATTATTTTCCTAGGACAATAATGTGAAcattattttcgtttcatttagtCGCTcataaaaacgcacttttcgcGTCTAGTATTGGTGGTATAATTGTGCGTTTATATGCctgtattgaataaaaaatacttgGGGGCATTAAAGTTCTCCAAAgaggccaaaaatggaaaatttcagttgcaaattgctccgttTGTGTACGTGGtgtggaattttgaactttttttcatattgtagTACTTTAAGAGGGTGCTctaatgaaataataataataatacgtgGTACCACTGTTGCAGAAAACCACACGACTTATAACCACACGACTTTTAACTACAAAAACTCGACAACTTACCGATGTAGACGTTGGTTCTGTCATCGAGGAACTGATACATTTTCGGTAAGTACGCACAAAACATCGACGACCAACGAAAATAAAAGTTCATCATCGCGATCTCGAACGGTGACGTCATAATAGCATGAGCGCGCTACAACATGGagaacaaaaaagagaaaatttgagAACTTATAGGGTAAGCGCAGGTAATACGAGGTACATAGGTTCAAACTCttccggaacgaaaaaaaattaaaattttggcgacaatcgaaaattcaaacatttatcTATTCgtgataaaaattgtggcccgggaaaatcatttttactatcTTTAattacagtttgaaaaaaaagttcaaaatctaaCATTCCGAAAAGTTGCAGGTAATATGAGGTAATGTACCaggaaaaattacaataaactGATTTGCAGgaattgtactcaaatttttctcaaaaaaagtagataaCTTTAGGTACCCAAAAAAtgttaatgtaaaaaaaagtggcaaccaaaaaacttcaatgcattcaaaatcaaaaaattacatttgattttagattacaaaacaaaaaaaaaaaaaaaccgtaatgaaaattttgatagcagttttttcaaaaaacacagaaaaaaaacatcacaattCAAATAccaaccatttttgaaaaaaaacaacctagcaaaagctcaaaacagataattattaacatttcaaaagtaaactactcgtagattaaaatacaaaaagaacgcatgaaaataatattatggattccggaaacataatcgaaaaatgtgttaaactactaaaaaaattgcaaaattgaaagaagaggggGAAGTTTACCGAAACAGGGAGGAACGAAATTCAatctttcaatcaaaataatttcaaaaaatcgaacacaagaataccaaaaaaattgagtgtttgagaaataataaaaaataatttgtaaaaaaaattgcataaatgaGAAGACTCGTTTTAGAACGGGAAACTTATTATAAAATTAACAGGAAAAGGcggcgggggaggggggagattgcaatccaaatttggaaaaaaagtgattagtgaaaataattttaagaattcgaatacgaaaaaatataccttgcttcaaaaagaaaaaaaaaaccttcatcaaaactgtcaaaaattgacacaaaaggcgacaaaattattgaaattgagagaaaataacCAAACGAGGAAGCAGAGCAAAAATTAAgatctggagaaaaaaatagtccaaaaataatgttgaaaaatctcttcgTGATCatcttttaataaatcaaaatcgcgaaattcaaaatgaactagaaaacagagttttgtcaaaatttaaaaagttgaaaaaaatcacgaggattccagaataaaaattcgattagaagTACGTAGAAAACCGCCACCGAAAAAATTAAGATAAAAAGCACTaaagaaaaatcatcacaagaatttaaaaaaaaaactcacgaaggaaaatcgtcgaaaaattagaaaatagaatctatgagaattcaaaagaataaaacttgaagaaatcctcaaaaaaattccaaataaaatcatcaagtctcaaagtccaaaaaaaaactttaaaaatctgtaaacagggaaattctgcaaaaatttaggcagaaacaattttcaagatttaggactaaattaggagaaaatgttattaaaaatcttgaaaattctacaaaaaaaggtttcgccgaaattcagaagaaaaatttaggcagaaaaacgaatcaatgaaattcaaaacaaaatgatggaaatgatgaaaaaccacacaagctcgagggaagattttcatgaaaaaatcacgagaattcaaggtgataaaattcggaaaaaattcagggggaaaaatcatcaaaattcagagcaaaatcatggaaaaattattttggaaaaaaatcaccataccaaaattcaagatatacttaaaaatcaatcaagacgggagaaaatccactaaaaacccTCATAACGCTGAAAAAGCAGCGATTCCATTTAAATAaaagcgatgttttttttcgaagaatgttagataaaataattttgaaaaaaaaaaaggaaaaaagtaagcagcggtttttttttttttttttttttttttgactaacATATCTACTTATTGGTACTTCATTAATATGCTTATTTACTGCAGATAGGTAATATCCAGATACAAAAAGTAGAGTTTGCTCATGTAAGACCATCAATGCTGCCCGAGTTCGACATTAAACTATCTGGTGCTGTGTCATTGCATCCTCATAATGAAGAATTCTTAGAACACTGCAAAAAACTTGGATTagagaagaaattttcattctacaccaagtaagttcattttttggcttatATGTGTATCTATTCTACTTGCTAATATAATTTGCTCCTAAAATAGCATACTTCAATTACTTCATATACCCatgtacctatactacctaGCTATCTTTCGCTTTGCTCTCTGTGATtagaaaaaacgtgaaattttctaTGTTGAAATATTACAGTTATCCTTGGGACTATAGTACCTCTGAATTGATGTTATGCGGCGAAGACAAGACAAAGTTTCGAGGTAACTTGCAATACGTCCCTATGACTAATGCAAACATAACGTGGGGATGGTCGATTACAACGCAAAGGTAGTCTTTTATGATCATCAAACTGAAACTTTCGATGACGCGTAGATATAGTAATAGTATCCTCCAAACATTTATTTACATTTGTTTACTTttaaacagtatttttttacatcataacGATAAAAGTGTTCGAACAATGGAATTCCTAGATAGAGTTTTCATGGTCGAACCCGACTTTCCATACATTAGAGTGCCAAGCAAGGACATAGAGAAAATCCACGAAGTATTACACATCACAACATCGAAAAATGGGAATTTAGAGGAGGTTAGAACAATTACTTGATTTTAAGTATTCAGCCATATTATTCGCTTTGATTTCTCTTCCTCAACATTCAAGCAGCATAGTGATTATAATTTTCTTGaacataagtacctattgaaatcgtttacctacttgaaaacaGGTTGACTGCAAAACCGTTCATACGTTACCGAGTATCACGTTTAGAATTGCTGGCACGGATTTCACTCTTGATGGGAATGATTACATCCAACAGGTATATAACAGTACGGTCTCGTCGGTCTCCAATATTATTCGTGCTTGTTAACCATAAGACTTTTCAGAGAATAGACCAATGGGGCAATCAGTGCCACTGACAAGAGTGCGAGACGGAGCAGTTTGCACGTGGtgcgtgtttttaaaaaaagtttgaaacttcattttttgatgagaaaattcaATCTTCAGCTTCCAACAGAAAAGGGAAACGAAAACCTGTTTTTGCTATTGAAGAaagaatgcattaaaaaaaaagaaatgcaacctccatttttgaacaaaaactgaaaacctcatttttcaaaggaaCTACTACGTAGTAAGCTTTGCTTGCAAAAAGAAGTCTACGtgaaatttctctcaaaaaatggTGCTCGTCATGAAACAGAAGGGCCTTCCCCTATAAGATGGGTACCAAACGGCCTCTGATCCATAATGGGTCTAAAGTGGCCCAAAAAGTCACccttgatgtaaaaactctccatacaaatttttgagctgCCAACCCCTCCCCTTTTGGAGAAACTGCCACATaaacaccaaaaattcaaagattcgtttcttggagggggaggggggttgatgaagaatgttgaaattttctcaacatcacttaaatttcaaaatatttatgtaacaccacaggggttgtaAAAACATTTCCCAACTgtttaattttactaaaaatcaaaatttatttttcaaaattgaacaatggaaaagattATACAGCCCCtgcggtgttacataaattttgaaatttcatttcaaagagagcaaataaaaaatcacaatgggTGGTAAAAACCTTTCCCATTGTGTTCATCTGtcggtttttattgaattgaggGAACACAATGggtggtgaaaatttaattttgaagagcatTTTTGAGCTCCACATGGAGctgaacttcaaattttcaaaatagaacaATTAAAAAGGTTTTTACCACCCATTGAGATTTCTTATCTGCCtctttttagaaatgaaatttatgaatttgagtatgtaacaccgcaggggttgtaaaatcttttccattgttcaattttgaaaaataaatttccttgCCTTAAGaggaagcaatttttttctgaagccTGGTACTCCTAAAGTATCcaaccaaaatggacaaaaatttgatggtaGGTCCCTCAGACTATCTACTACTTACTATCAGAAACATGAAAACTTTTGGTTTCAAACTCTTGTCTCAATCAAATGAATTGTAGGTAAGTTAGGTCAAATGTGCCGACACAACAGCGCAAATTCATTCCCAAGATGGCACAAATCCAATTTCGAAGTAAAACTGTAACTATAAGTATCTTTTGAATTAGATTGAAATTCCCAGGAGAAAAAGTTTTATAAACTTGTATAGAgttctataaaaattgcataaaatttcatagaatttcatcaaaattgaaatagctttttataAAGGTGTATCAAATATGATTACAATTGTatgcagtttttaaaattgtatacttgaacattttttcagtagAATGGATATTTTGCATTAACTGTataaatgtttataaaattgtttaaaactgtATGCATTTGTATAGAATTTGATTCAGctgtataaaatttgataaaattgatcaaatatgaaatatggtgttagtttttaaattttctttttttttttatcaaaattcatgtAGTTTTATCAAATAGACAATATTgtatatgttaccgttaaagtatttactccaggtaatgtatgaaataactagttatttcatacattaacgaaaaagtgtgAAATCGGATTTTATTCTAcactttacctagttatttcatacatacacgagGTGTGCTTAGTTAAAGTGTGAATTCAATGAATGAACTGTgataaagtaagaaatgaaGGTTAATTCAAAAGCTGGAACATATAtgaggggtcattccacgtcaattcaaccaaggagttgtaaggggggggggaatcggcgatttttttgaaatttttcctgtggaaagaccttccgaagggataaCCAATGGGGCAATGGCagaaatcgcagccctctagcccttttttaaaggctgctaggggttttcaaagttttcagtgaacttgaaatattatccatttcagcagtggattactcgataaccgtgataagttacctacctaccaaaatggaactttttccaatagttagaggttttgaacttttgaaaggctttttggtgatatcataaaaaatcagtgttgccacttttttttaatgaaaaattagcttgaaaagtttcaaaacgtaattttcatgtCATTCCGGCtctcagaaattctgaaaaaaaaaaatattatggacaactttttatgttgaacagcatattaaaaaaatgggatggcattatgtcgtaaagtcgatttaaaaaaattgaaagttcgagaaaaaaatgtgatttttgatttaaaacatgaaaaaaagttttgactggtgaagatGACCCATtaacccatttgacccctacttttacatatccgttgaaaaagttgaaaaaataaacgttgcCAATGAGTAAAAAATGGAATGAAGTGCAACTCAAAGTGTCATGCGAGCAAAAAGTGCtgtgataaataattttttttcaatttttggaagcttttttTGTCACTAATGTTTTTTATCATGCTCAAAActatatttttgtaataaaatgatttttaaccgctcatttcatgatttaactgatcacacctAGCTATTTCATGGAATACCTAACTAgatttttcatacattacctaggtgaactgtgaacaatttactttaattaaatactttttcgttaatgtatgaaataactaggaaataactagttatttcatacattacctggagtaaatactTTACGGTAACATATACATTTTTATataagtttatcaaaaatgatacaattgtatcaaatgaaatggtatagttagtactcttagataaagtactGCGTCATTCTCTATAATTATATTGATTTTATTGGTCTCTTCTACGAGGCCAGGAGGGATAGTCggaaagtaagtttcacatggctgGAAAAGTATGAACGcgtggatattttttgaccaaaattggaggaaatatagttcaaacattcaaccagatctgacaaaatttattctgcatttgGGTGCATTGTTCATATTTTACAGCGTGGTTAGTAgagtgctgataaaaaacatCCGTCCAAATGTagtatttagcaaaaaaaaatttttcagttgtaataattatgagtaaaattcatcaagaattactcaaaagaTATCATATCATACTAATGTTTTTACAAGTTGGCACATTATTTGGCGCTGTAAATTGTTCATGTGATggttgcaaaatttctggtgctgagTGACTTTTGACAATGCCGACATTCAGCAGATTATCACTGAACAATctacttcatttggattttgattgaacCAAAATAATGTTACTATGGTATGTCTTGAGtggttctcaatcaattttccaatgaatttttcttttgttagcttggaaaattaattttttctgaaatataatttttggacggatgttttttatcagcactcTACTAATCACACTGTAAAATAAGAACAATGCGCCcaaatgcagaataaattttgtcagatttggttgaatgtttgaactatatttcctccaattttggtcaaaaaatgtgcACGCGTTCATACTTTTTcagccatgtgaaacttactttccGACTATCCCTCATAATTATTCCACTCAAAGTGTCATGTGTAGTGAAGTGATGACCTGGGGGGTACGAGCGTGGgacttgatttttgataaaaagtggaTGCTTTGGAAGCCCACAATCCACAAAATGTATTATTCATCAAATGATCTTGCATTAattcatgaataattttgaatcaatgttaAAATTTGTCTTCATAACaactacatataaaattttataaaaaatacccaattattttttatgcaaaatttgtctctatcaAATTGTATACAACTGCATACaacttcataaaattttatacagttgtatacagtttgatagagacaaattttgtatagaaaataagtgggtattttttataaaactctataaaactttttttcctggGTTATCATGTTGAATGCATTAGGATCCCTAATTTACCCCATTTTATTTGTCTAAAGGCTGTTAAGagtttttttagtgaatttggCTGACAATCCcacttttttcaatctttttgcaATACCtaatacatttttatgaaatacagTGGCGTCGCAATAAGTGAAACctcgatatgtgaaaaaaactcaataagtgaaataaaaacctcctTCCCTTCACCATGAACCAATTTTACATGTAAAtcaacctcaataagtgaaaaaaggcCACCTTGTTAACTGAAACTATGATTTATCCCAAAATTATCGCGTTTACCTCTACAAGTGAAATGCTGTCTGCGTTTTACCTGTATAAGTGAAAATACCTCTTTAACTGAAAGGTACTGACTCATTCAGATTCCATAAGTGAAAGAGAACTTGTTAAGTATgtgtggaatttttctgtttaattcaattttgtcattctcaacattttcaaaagcagCATCTTGAATGGTCCGAATAAAGCCAGGGCAAacgttttagaaaatttgtgatttaaaaagtagaacaacattaattttaatgaaagaattcatttttctcatgctttgagtattatgagtatttcttgaatttttggagCAGCAGAAGGAAGGATCTACTTAATGAACACTTCACtgctttgatcaaaattaaaactgtGGAACATAGCTCAGCACAAGtgcaatcaaaaattgatcagtttttcaaattataaattcataATACGTTTGAGGTGTTCATgtatcaatttgtaaaaaaaaacaacataaaaaaaatcaataaaaattcatttttttttgttttttttatccgaactttgataagtgaaaattaaccaaaaaaaacctctttAACTAAAACCTTTATATGTGAAAGACTCgataagtgaaacaaaaattttcttcccctgaattttcacttatcgcAACGCCACTGtattttgaacagaaacatGTAACATTAGGCACACTACATGATTCACCTAAATCTGCCcatttttgttgatgaaaagCTCCTGCTTTTGCTGCTGCGCCATCATAGGACtggttattcaaattcaaattttagtcaattttgaatgaacataaacactaatgaaaaaactgattaGCGCATTaaaaagtagatgaaatttcaCTCATTATAAGATACTTTCAGTCACTTAAGTAATGAAACCAATTTGGAAGAGCTTCcggcaaaaaattgcaacaatcgaactttttaagcaaaaaaacaaaaatatgtacattctcAAGAAAGCAAGGTAATTGTTCGAGCGGGTACAACTACATTTAAAAGTCAAAGATGTGAAGCACAAAGACAGGGTGCAGTTGGTTTTCACATCAGCGTTGCTAGAtgccagaaatttgaattgcACCATCTTAGGAACTGCACTATCATAGGGCAGGGTCTCCTACAACAAAAGCAGGTGGCTATACCCTTGAAGAATCAaatcccaccagtcatttgtgatttggCTGTGCTCCAGAGAGGTTCATTCAGTGTTTGGTTATGCTTTTGAGCTTTTAGTATTGTGCTGTGCATTTGATGTTGCATAGTGCTTTTGAGCTTTCTTTTTTGCATAGTGCTTTTGAGCTTTCAATATCacataatgtttttttttcacgttgtgcctcttcgtgctttttttttgcatagtcTTTTTTcacagatattttttttcgagtaaggTAACCTGGCCAGTAGTTGACCCTAGTAGTGGAAGTCTTATAAAAAAGTAGCtatcattttgaaacaaaaaatctttTGGTGATAAGGAAAGCACCATATATGACTATATGGTCActttttcattatacatattattcGTAGCCAAGCTTGAATGACTTATTTATTGAACAAACcattggactttgaaaaaacaccacTTTGGGTGGATGTGTTGGACACGATAAGTGGATGTGTTGGACACGATAAgtggatgttttggacatgctgagaaatggcgtttttttgaatgcttatttttggaaatccaaatttcaatccattaggaatcaattgtcagtatctgtccacaatttcagttgactcggattgtttttaatattagtgAGGCAATACCGAAGAGTCAACTTTT encodes:
- the LOC135837813 gene encoding lysosomal aspartic protease-like; this encodes MTSTNDLILKKIEDPSCKNPPIWHGMTRVLLFVFISIRHIGGNGIRIPLSINDPQGYRNQMFYGTISIGTPPQKLNISFDTTVYYNILLTNYCEGSYCHDENHTTYNHTTFNYKNSTTYRCRRWFCHRGTDTFSIGNIQIQKVEFAHVRPSMLPEFDIKLSGAVSLHPHNEEFLEHCKKLGLEKKFSFYTNYPWDYSTSELMLCGEDKTKFRGNLQYVPMTNANITWGWSITTQSIFLHHNDKSVRTMEFLDRVFMVEPDFPYIRVPSKDIEKIHEVLHITTSKNGNLEEVDCKTVHTLPSITFRIAGTDFTLDGNDYIQQLMQNDQQVCIVRLIPQVGPFHSDYWTIGNVFTRKFYTVIDVEKRRVGFAESIHGNRPEVFLYKHDSE